In Citrus sinensis cultivar Valencia sweet orange chromosome 2, DVS_A1.0, whole genome shotgun sequence, a single genomic region encodes these proteins:
- the LOC102614001 gene encoding eukaryotic translation initiation factor 4E-1-like: MAGESDNPRTEDQTNTKNPNPSEEEELEEGEIVGDDEPSKNSTAVMQQPHPLEHSWTFWFDNPFAKSKQATWGSSMRSIYTFSSVEEFWSLYNNIHHPSKLAVGADFYCFKNKIEPKWEDPVCANGGKWTVIFPKGKSDTSWLYTLLAMIGEQFDHGDEICGAVVNVRARQEKISLWTKNASNEAAQMSIGKQWKELLDYSDTIGFIFHEDAKHDNRSKNRYTT; the protein is encoded by the exons ATGGCTGGAGAGAGCGATAACCCAAGAACTGAAGACCAAACAAACACCAAAAACCCTAACCCTAGCGAAGAAGAGGAGCTGGAGGAAGGCGAGATCGTTGGCGACGATGAGCCCTCGAAGAATTCAACCGCCGTGATGCAACAGCCGCATCCTCTCGAACACTCTTGGACCTTCTGGTTCGATAACCCTTTTGCCAAATCAAAACAAGCCACGTGGGGTAGCTCCATGCGCTCCATCTACACCTTCTCCTCCGTTGAAGAGTTCTGGag CCTTTACAACAATATACATCATCCGAGCAAGTTGGCTGTGGGAGCAGACTTTTATTGTTTCAAGAATAAGATTGAGCCAAAATGGGAGGACCCAGTTTGTGCTAATGGCGGGAAGTGGACTGTCATCTTTCCTAAAGGAAAATCTGATACTTCTTGGCTGTATACG TTGCTGGCAATGATTGGAGAACAGTTTGATCATGGAGATGAAATCTGTGGAGCAGTTGTAAATGTTAGAGCTAGGCAGGAAAAGATATCTCTGTGGACCAAGAATGCTTCAAATGAAGCTGCTCAG ATGAGCATTGGGAAACAGTGGAAGGAGTTGCTTGATTATAGTGACACCATAGGGTTCATCTTTCAT gAGGATGCAAAGCATGACAACAGGTCAAAGAATCGCTACACAACATAA
- the LOC102614587 gene encoding bidirectional sugar transporter SWEET2a-like translates to MSSVGISSIYSGCSVAAGVTGNIFAFVLFVSPIPTFRRILRNKSTEQFSGLPYICSLLNCLITLWYGMPLVSPGIILVATVNSVGAVFQLIYVSIFISYAEKAIKLKISGLLIAVFLVFLAIVFTSMEVFDSNGRRLFVGYLSVASLISMFASPLFIIKLVIKTRSVEFMPFYLSLSNFLMSLSFLAYGLFKDDPFIYVPNGIGTLLGIAQVMLYSYYSTKSGEVSRQPLIDSFA, encoded by the exons ATGTCTTCAGTTgggatttcttcaatttactCAGGTTGTAGTGTTGCAGCTGGCGTTACTg GGAACATATTTGCTTTTGTATTGTTTGTATCGCCCAT ACCTACATTCAGGAGAATTTTGAGAAACAAGTCAACAGAACAATTCTCAGGATTGCCTTACATCTGTTCTCTCTTGAATTGCTTGATTACCCTTTGGTATGGCATGCCTCTTGTATCCCCTGGTATTATATTAGTCGCTACAGTGAATTCAGTTGGAGCAGTTTTCCAGTTGATTTATGTTAGCATCTTCATTTCATATGCTGAAAAAGCTATAAAG CTGAAGATATCTGGATTATTGATAGCAgtttttttagtatttcttGCCATAGTCTTCACGAGCATGGAAGTTTTTGACTCCAATGGGCGGCGGCTTTTTGTTGGATATTTGAGTGTTGCTTCTCTCATTTCTATGTTTGCTTCGCCATTATTCATTATT AAGTTAGTCATTAAGACGAGGAGCGTTGAATTCATGCCCTTTtatctttctctttcaaatttcttgatgaGTCTCTCCTTCCTAGCTTATGGATTGTTCAAGGATGACCCTTTCATTTAT GTCCCAAATGGAATTGGAACACTTCTGGGGATTGCTCAAGTGATGTTGTATTCCTACTATAGCACTAAATCTGGTGAAGTCTCAAGACAACCCCTGATCGATTCATTTGCATAA
- the LOC102617242 gene encoding protein SRG1-like, giving the protein MASSESAALESSESSVLSVKELMKNHKITVPESYLRLDQEPPNPLNGTHVPASIPTFDLESLLSKEDKEFQLEKLHAICKEWGIFQLVNHGVSSSLLAKLKHDMLEFYELPMEEKMKYKIKPGDVEGYGAVARSDGKLDWGDRVYMITNPIQRRKSHLPELPSSLRKTLESYFLELQKFALKLLGLVMGKALNIESKEIEEIFEDGMQSVRMNYYPPCPKPEVVMGLTPHSDATAITILHQVNGVDGLEIKKDGVWIPARILPNALVVNVGDILEIMSNGVYRSVEHRATVNSVKERISIAFFVGPKFDAQVGPLTSLINPDNPPLFRRVLMEEYVKTFFSRKLNGKSHLEYMKIENAEGS; this is encoded by the exons ATGGCATCTTCAGAGTCTGCAGCTCTTGAAAGCTCAGAATCGTCCGTACTTAGCGTTAAGGAACTCATGAAAAACCATAAGATCACTGTGCCAGAGAGCTACCTTCGTTTAGATCAAGAGCCTCCAAATCCCTTGAATGGAACCCATGTCCCAGCCTCGATCCCTACTTTTGACCTAGAAAGTTTGCTTTCCAAGGAAGACAAAGAATTTCAACTGGAGAAGTTGCATGCAATTTGCAAAGAATGGGGCATCTTTCAG TTGGTGAACCATGGAGTTAGCTCTTCGCTTCTGGCAAAGCTGAAGCATGACATGCTTGAATTTTATGAGCTTCCAAtggaagagaaaatgaaatacaaaataaagccAGGTGATGTCGAAGGATATGGAGCCGTGGCCCGTTCTGATGGAAAACTGGACTGGGGTGACAGGGTTTATATGATAACCAACCCTATCCAGAGAAGGAAATCACACCTCCCAGAGCTCCCTTCATCCTTAAG GAAAACCTTAGAGTCTTACTTCCTGGAGTTACAAAAATTTGCATTGAAACTTCTTGGATTAGTGATGGGAAAGGCACTAAATATAGAGTCCAAAGAGATTGAAGAAATCTTTGAAGACGGGATGCAATCGGTGAGGATGAATTACTATCCTCCATGCCCAAAACCAGAGGTGGTAATGGGGCTTACACCTCACTCAGACGCTACTGCTATCACTATTCTTCACCAAGTTAATGGAGTTGATGGTcttgagattaaaaaagatGGGGTTTGGATTCCTGCCAGAATCCTCCCTAATGCTCTTGTCGTGAATGTAGGAGATATTCTAGAG ATTATGAGCAACGGGGTTTATCGTAGCGTGGAGCACAGGGCAACAGTGAACTCTGTTAAGGAAAGGATCTCCATTGCATTTTTTGTCGGTCCCAAATTCGATGCTCAGGTTGGTCCTTTAACCAGCCTCATAAATCCTGATAATCCACCCTTGTTCCGAAGAGTATTGATGGAGGAATATGTCAAAACCTTCTTCTCTCGTAAGCTCAATGGAAAATCACACCTCGAGTACATGAAAATTGAGAATGCTGAAGGCAGCTGA
- the LOC102614300 gene encoding transcription factor GTE12, producing MIATEAVITKKKLKIKFGSQRIEAVPGSQPCEYGQQQSHVENWRHSSSVAESNQLMMSKPYRSSGGKKMIASEHSKERSSILPFNKRQAQEVIEGPKDKRPKMDRGVTHQCSVILKSLMMHPAGWVFNRPVDPMKLDIPDYFSIISKPMDLGTVKTRLDRNLYSVSDEFVADVRLTFSNAMLYNPPENNVHKMAQELNNLFDIKWKSLEEKWSSEVPKAGLGKILSGKMMEVNDTRQNCPKTPPLHSTLSSKKSKMSEEKAARSSYCARAVEVERAKPAQNFSSKLVIKNLHKGTNDGGRLACNIVNAKPPLSPVACKSCGKCGSATCGCNLPSDSTHASSDITSERSLGGDRACSTDASKPDCQVKSTSTSQMSKSDPDSDGAVSALDDGNLCPSSQLTPPATDSASAEEWTTPLLDVQMSPKKALRAAMLKSRFADTILKAQQRTLLDHGDKADPVKLQQEKERLEQRQREEKARIEAQIKAAEAASRMKAEIELKKQREKEREAARVALQKMERTVEIEHNLEILKELEMLSGCCLSPHLLNGSEAQKRAFKEAHFKNPLERIGLFMKSDYLVEDEDEEILNLDGDGEEGEIFS from the exons ATGATTGCTACTGAAGCTGTAATAACTAAGAAGAagttaaagattaaatttggGAGCCAGAGAATTGAAGCCGTTCCTGGGTCGCAACCATGTGAATATGGCCAGCAGCAATCTCACGTTGAAAATTGGCGCCACAGTTCTTCTGTGGCAGAAAGTAATCAATTGATGATGAGTAAACCATATCGTTCATCTGGTGGAAAAAAGATGATTGCTTCTGAGCACTCAAAGGAAAGATCGTCTATTCTACCTTTTAACAAGCGTCAAGCCCAGGAAGTAATTGAGGGTCCAAAGGATAAGAGGCCGAAGATGGATCGTGGTGTAACTCATCAGTGTTCTGTCATTTTGAAGTCACTGATGATGCATCCAGCTGGCTGGGTTTTTAATCGGCCAGTGGATCCCATGAAGTTGGACATCCCTGATTACTTCTCGATCATATCTAAGCCCATGGATTTGGGCACAGTAAAAACTAGACTGGACAGGAATTTGTACTCTGTATCTGATGAGTTTGTGGCTGATGTCAGACTGACTTTTTCTAATGCCATGCTTTATAATCCTCCTGAGAATAATGTTCATAAGATGGCACAGGAGTTAAACAATCTCTTTGATATAAAATGGAAATCCTTGGAGGAAAAATGGAGCTCTGAAGTCCCAAAAGCTGGGCTGGGGAAAATCTTGAGTGGAAAAATGATGGAAGTGAATGACACAAGGCAGAATTGTCCGAAAACACCTCCCTTGCATAGTACTCTCTCGTCCAAGAAATCAAAGATGTCTGAAGAAAAGGCTGCAAGGAGTTCATATTGTGCAAGAGCTGTTGAA GTTGAGCGGGCCAAACCAGCACAGAACTTTTCAAGCAAGCTGGTTATAAAAAACTTACACAAAG GCACCAATGATGGTGGTAGACTTGCTTGCAACATTGTCAATGCTAAGCCACCATTGAGCCCCGTTGCCTGCAAAAGTTGTGGTAAATGTGGCAGCGCTACATGTGGATGCAACTTGCCTAGTGATTCAACTCATGCATCGTCAG ATATCACTTCGGAAAGATCATTGGGTGGAGATCGTGCTTGTAGCACTGATGCTTCTAAACCG GATTGTCAAGTAAAAAGCACGTCAACATCACAGATGAGCAAGTCAGATCCGGATTCCGATG GAGCCGTAAGTGCTTTGGATGATGGGAATTTATGTCCAAGTTCTCAGCTTACACCTCCTGCCACAGACTCTGCTTCTGCTGAAG AATGGACAACTCCACTTCTTGATGTACAAATGTCACCAAAGAAGGCTCTTCGTGCTGCGATGTTAAAGAGTCGTTTTGCAGACACAATTTTGAAAGCTCAACAGAGGACACTGCTGGATCAT GGTGATAAAGCTGATCCAGTGAAGCTGCAGCAGGAGAAGGAAAGATTAGAACAAAGGCAGCGGGAAG AGAAAGCTAGGATTGAAGCCCAAATCAAGGCTGCCGAAGCTGCCTCACGAATGAAGGCAGAGATTGAGTTGAAAAAGCAAAGGGAGAAGGAAAGAGAAGCAGCTCGAGTTGCATTGCAGAAG ATGGAAAGAACTGTTGAGATTGAACACAACCTGGAGATTCTAAAGGAGCTTGAAATGTTGAGTGGATGTTGCTTGTCCCCTCACCTGCTAAATGGGTCCGAAGCACAAAAAAGGGCATTCAAGGAAGCCCATTTTAAGAACCCACTGGAACGGATTGGCTTGTTTATGAAAAGTGATTATTTGGTAGAAGATGAGGATGAGGAGATATTGAATCTGGATGGGGATGGCGAGGAGGgagaaattttttcatga
- the LOC102613700 gene encoding protein SRG1 translates to MASSSESAAGLEGSESSIPSVQELMIKNPDKLTVPQCFLRADQEPPNFSNGGTHHFPSIPVPTIDLECLLSEEDTNSQLDNLRAICKEWGIFQLVNHGIGSSLLEKLKHDMVEFYKLPIEEKMRYQRKPGDAEGYGSVAGSDGILDWGDRFYTVTNPLHQRKSHLFPELPPSLRKTLESYVQELQKLSMELLGAMGKALKMDAKEMEEMFEDGRQSVRMAYYPPCPTPGQVMGLAPHSDASGITILHQVNGVDGLEIKKDGVWIPAHILPDALLVNVGDILEIMSNGVYRSVEHRATVNSVKERISIAFFVSPKFDAQVGPATSLISPENPPLFIRVGMEEFVKTFFSHKLNEKSYLECMKIDNSRGS, encoded by the exons ATGGCATCATCTTCAGAGTCAGCTGCAGGTCTTGAAGGCTCAGAATCCTCCATACCAAGTGTTCAGGAACTGATGATAAAAAACCCCGATAAGCTCACGGTGCCGCAGTGCTTCCTTCGTGCAGATCAAGAGCCACCAAACTTCTCGAATGGAGGAACCCATCACTTTCCCTCCATCCCAGTTCCTACTATTGACCTGGAATGTTTGCTTTCCGAGGAAGACACAAACTCTCAACTGGACAACTTACGTGCTATTTGCAAAGAATGGGGCATCTTTCAG TTGGTGAACCATGGAATTGGGTCTTCACTGCTGGAAAAGCTGAAGCATGATATGGTTGAATTTTACAAGCTTCCAATAGAAGAGAAAATGAGATACCAGAGAAAGCCAGGTGATGCTGAAGGCTACGGAAGCGTGGCCGGATCAGATGGAATACTTGATTGGGGAGACAGGTTCTATACGGTAACAAACCCACTTCATCAAAGGAAATCACACCTATTTCCAGAGCTCCCTCCATCCTTAAG GAAAACTTTAGAGTCATACGTCCAGGAATTACAAAAACTTTCCATGGAACTTCTTGGAGCGATGGGAAAGGCTCTGAAGATGGACGCCaaagaaatggaagaaatgtttgaagatGGGAGGCAATCGGTGAGGATGGCTTACTATCCTCCATGCCCGACACCGGGTCAGGTTATGGGGCTTGCACCTCACTCTGATGCCAGTGGCATCACTATCCTTCACCAAGTTAATGGAGTTGATGGTcttgagattaaaaaagatGGGGTCTGGATTCCTGCTCACATCCTCCCCGATGCTCTTCTTGTCAATGTCGGTGATATTCTTGAG ATTATGAGCAACGGAGTTTATCGCAGCGTCGAGCACAGGGCAACAGTCAATTCAGTGAAAGAGAGGATCTCCATTGCCTTTTTCGTCAGCCCCAAATTTGATGCACAAGTTGGACCAGCAACCAGCCTCATAAGCCCTGAGAATCCACCATTATTTATAAGAGTAGGGATGGAAGAATTCGTCAAAACCTTCTTCTCCCATAAGCTCAATGAAAAATCATACCTCGAGTGCATGAAAATTGATAATAGTAGAGGCAGCTGA
- the LOC102615454 gene encoding uncharacterized protein LOC102615454, whose product MAEEFQESEVNFSGYYNNDNGNNDDDSYLSYQEMVLSNNSSGRVARGGGKKKKTVNKKNKSVPVNINIPADNTFQYVDRDYEFEEEYDDDDGEIVPPHVIVGRRITGKMAFSVCTGNGRTLKGRDLSQVRNSILRMTGFLET is encoded by the coding sequence ATGGCCGAGGAGTTTCAAGAATCCGAGGTGAACTTCTCCGGTTACTATAATAACGATAACGGTAACAACGACGACGACAGCTACTTGAGTTATCAGGAAATggtattatcaaataatagcAGCGGACGCGTGGCACGTGGTGGTggtaagaagaagaaaacagtTAATAAGAAGAATAAGTCAGTTCCGGTGAATATTAATATCCCGGCGGATAACACATTCCAGTACGTGGATAGGGATTATGAGTTCGAAGAGGAATACGACGATGATGATGGAGAAATTGTACCACCCCATGTCATTGTTGGCAGAAGAATTACAGGCAAAATGGCCTTTTCAGTCTGTACCGGCAATGGCAGAACATTAAAAGGCAGAGATTTGAGTCAAGTTCGAAATTCCATTCTTCGAATGACTGGTTTTTTggaaacataa
- the LOC102615179 gene encoding exonuclease 1 — MGIQGLLPLLKSIMIPIHIKELEGCCVAVDTYSWLHKGALSCSRELCKGLPTSRHIDYCMHRVNLLRHYGVKPILIFDGGLLPMKIEQENKRARSRKENLARAIECESEGNSSASYEFYQKAVDISPSIAHELIQVLKQQNVSYIVAPYEADAQMTFLAVSKQVEAVITEDSDLIPFGCSRIIFKMDKFGQGVEFQCSMLQKNKDLSFGGFTKQMLLEMCILSGCDYLQSLPGMGLKRAHALISKFKSYDKVIKHLKYSTVSVPPFYEESFGKAVLTFQHQRVYDPKTEDIVHLSCISDNIGNDLDFLGPLLPQHIAKGIAIGDLDPFTQLPFQEVSDNSHLVVGQNSHLKNFKPESERKKLDLPVQKNLLTKYFCFASLEAKRKFTTPRISPNHFSPEETSSLSPGEHHTAEASCDISCQSSSRMELETVGNFPHNSSEKNCFASEVPEFSASPSREMENERNAEHTSLPQFCRSIRKPCPALRKEHENKNCTDSVVGKGRTENRKVIVRSSYFLHKQVNKDDQENKQEKLVVENDAAIDMSENTGLQSAHFDYSYLKGTAIKRKTSLIDSVHTDKMGSKLMRTNASLHNNGYSDPNLDKTIATETDEAKFGANISHLGSYSEIAEKSMERFVSVISKYRCTSGSRASGLRAPLKDVRNTCTVRSPVAVDFSQFEYVPKSRKSDLASRRL; from the exons atggGGATTCAAGGATTATTGCCACTGTTGAAATCGATAATGATACCAATTCACATCAAAGAGCTAGAGGGCTGTTGTGTGGCTGTTGATACTTATTCTTGGCTTCACAAAGGTGCATTGTCTTGTAGCCGAGAGCTTTGCAAGGGCTTACCCACCTCCAg GCACATTGACTATTGCATGCATAGAGTAAATTTGTTGCGGCATTATGGTGTTAAACCTATTCTTATCTTTGATGGAGGTCTTCTGCCAATGAAGATTGAACAAGAGAACAAGCGTGCTAG GTCAAGGAAGGAAAATCTTGCACGAGCCATTGAGTGTGAGTCAGAAGGAAATTCTTCTGCTTCTTATGAGTTCTACCAAAAAGCTGTTGATATTTCACCCTCAATTGCACATGAACTTATCCAG GTTTTAAAGCAGCAGAATGTAAGCTACATTGTTGCTCCTTACGAGGCTGATGCCCAGATGACCTTCTTGGCAGTCAGCAAACAAGTTGAGGCAGTTATTACTGAGGACTCTGATCTGATACCATTTGGCTGCTCTAGA ATCATCTTTAAAATGGACAAGTTTGGGCAAGGTGTTGAGTTTCAGTGTTCCATGCTACAGAAGAACAAGGACCTGAGTTTTGGAGGATTCACCAAGCAGATGCTTCTTGAGATGTGCATCTTGAGTGGTTGTGACTATTTGCAGTCACTGCCAGGAATGGGTCTGAAAAGAGCTCATGCACTTATTAGCAAGTTCAAAAGTTATGACAAG GTAATTAAGCACTTGAAGTACAGCACAGTTTCAGTTCCTCCTTTTTATGAAGAGTCATTCGGGAAAGCAGTTCTGACCTTCCAGCATCAACGAGTTTATGATCCAAAGACAGAAGATATTGTACATTTGTCTTGCATATCTGACAACATTGGCAATGATTTGGATTTTCTAGGCCCAT TGCTTCCGCAACATATAGCTAAAGGGATAGCAATAGGCGATCTGGACCCATTTACTCAACTGCCTTTCCAG GAAGTCTCTGATAATTCTCATCTGGTGGTTGGCCAAAATTCCCAcctcaaaaattttaaacctgaaagtgaaagaaaaaagcTGGATTTGCCGGTGCAGAAGAATCTCCTAACCAAGTATTTCT GCTTTGCATCTCTCGAAGCAAAGAGAAAATTCACCACCCCTCGAATATCGCCGAACCATTTCAGTCCAGAGGAGACCTCTTCCCTCAGTCCTGGTGAGCATCACACTGCAGAAGCTAGTTGTGATATAAGCTGCCAATCATCATCCCGCATGGAACTCGAAACTGTGGGAAATTTCCCTCATAACAGCTCT gaaaaaaattgttttgcaTCTGAAGTTCCTGAATTTTCTGCATCTCCAAGTCGTG agaTGGAGAATGAGAGAAATGCAGAACATACTTCCCTGCCACAGTTTTGCCGTTCAATTCGTAAACCTTGTCCAGCATTGCGAAAGGAGCATGAGAATAAGAACTGTACAGATTCAGTTGTGGGAAAGGGAAGAACAGAGAACAGAAAGGTCATTGTAAGGAGTTCTTATTTTCTGCATAAGCAAGTTAACAAGGATGATCAGGAgaataaacaagaaaaactTGTAGTTGAGAATGATGCTGCCATTGATATGTCTGAGAACACTGGTCTTCAGAGTGCTCATTTTGACTACAGCTATCTCAAGGGCACCGCCATAAAACGGAAAACCTCTTTGATTGACAGTGTTCACACA GACAAAATGGGATCCAAGCTCATGCGTACAAATGCATCTCTTCATAACAATG GTTATAGTGATCCTAACCTTGACAAAACTATAGCGACAGAAACTGATGAAGCAAAGTTTGGTGCCAACATTTCGCACTTGGGCAGTTATTCTGAAATAGCTGAGAAATCAATGGAAAGATTTGTTTCGGTGATATCAAAATATAGGTGCACATCTGGTTCCCGTGCTAGTGGTCTTCGTGCTCCTCTGAAAGATGTTCGAAACACTTGTACTGTTAG GTCACCCGTTGCGGTGGATTTTAGCCAGTTCGAATATGTACCAAAAAGCCGAAAGTCTGACTTAGCATCACGGAGACTCTGA